From a region of the Neodiprion fabricii isolate iyNeoFabr1 chromosome 7, iyNeoFabr1.1, whole genome shotgun sequence genome:
- the LOC124186979 gene encoding uncharacterized protein LOC124186979 isoform X4, protein MHPAVATERLPLNRRTPARSPLSHVSTRLADPAGEMLTATHPEMHEKRDSLGVVGQYGGGAGGGGGQSPEDKCVVEQPPPPPPPPQKDPSDPTISAKKLPKKRKFDLSALDDMNKTNNATSNVTSNVGGDLVVTGLRGINTTSINQPQNIQHPTLLPSPPHQQPPPLPQHQQQQHQPEYYQVQQPHAVVAPPQSTAVDYSCREEPPRSRPRLQVAPAAAAIDLSEWREHKVLALRDSHYYPGVISNATHGDIYVKFDGEGNLVKYEDVLGIGKYDVIKDSSPSVSQVTVDANVCFRYPTTSNNHAETLTSVFVKGTVCEIISNPISFVVKIPGEDDQSCEFVVKRADLRLVQPPWWDELEGLEIVDPPRAQVVDRGYRNSLEAPASVPVLQLHHASPHASLIAHNDGNAYYRSRATSPLLELPGSVQSGNNTLNISNGSRIYEDLESDDDLGREDIRFPSDADAKLSGSSKRSSMQSRGSTSSLVEQRSITPRSQAATPRSQAATPHKYKKGDVVATSSGIRKKFNGKQWRRLCSKEGCSKESQRRGYCSRHLSLKGSGFRGTSTFPGGKMDGEETSRDSDTSPNYADRRIAGRFDQEETEAANMLVSLGSSRSATPAFSPTGQSSVSPCINQSPVPLLGLNQNVFMPISSPAHHPPPIISPGAKWKHSPTQPNFAGQYQQAVIRPELVRPNGRPGQTPPASIGASVIRISPVSRLLASQSLSIPTWPDQSPPQRHPSVVTSLAQQQQQQQQQQQQQQQQQQQQQQQQQQQQQQQQQQQQQHQQQHQHQHQQQQQQQHQQQQSIILQHALTSNNGFSNHSEVTQSNNQLLKPPHSPHVPLSVTPGQNLTMIHKPQDQPVDYAQPLTQTQTMYLMPHQHEKKYVIKSTTMEATPLSSGHLVSNQDDKYRQTMINHLGQLPPLHQTQCQPPQSPAAQSVHVEKMSALQQVSKVTLPLHLSSHVDSQRTLSTPATIVMSATTTINDSAPPTSVFQPVIVQPSHLTPMAKIQPPREDNHQKNNGVLYGSRDVSPAYQPQLPQLVTNAVSKRKKAFSWQTIVLDQPEVSPPPSALSPPLSAPPIPMGTGNNPSDDGSGHGPGAGPEPITPAEEDDDDVFETEPTTPAEVESSINKRRSQSLGALHTKDPQSPLKQTVKKPPMLQAKDRIRRPMNAFMIFSKRHRALVHLRHPNQDNRTVSKILGEWWYALKPEEKQKYHELASEVKEAHFKAHPDWKWCSKDRRKSSTTGFKGAEPRGKLNSTGEETDMGPPSDDVPLTPRTVDEPSALAPSIFESPNIEIGGQARDSRRVSEIPLQVENSESDMKQEEDGNVSDDDQMVICEDPQPEIDLKCKDKLTDSDNEGQDENVENKNYAQARCSPASGQNHDAQDTKMDITCRPKPIKARPPSAGMETTTKYHHASMDKGGTVSVLSTTYPYHSPVNPSGVTGFQPKGGAFITMPVSPKVVKPEPVKNIEQQYSTQYSVSNLVANIQNENGRTLPKFPPSPIVSHSLQVRPMMTLLKEQQGIQSTNSMHHMLTSSAGYQPQLTLTVVNNEVMSGSKPQQGSQYLVQASPHARMYGNFQIPVSDASGRSISVQNLVTSGKVEAHSVIVSKAYPVSTPSPGTPSYKGIGHSVTRLAEIEQNDNQSTVNHAQFYAVNALKLDQERKDTVNIHLPVPGDSHKQPSTPHTPHTPHNNDHSSNTSFAMEEPRGIGALNNVDVGTNKAPFMLAPTPAQLGRAPLQRRQSMAMPPTSNAGDHGPPTSQNSDNRQPSNSVQNFDQLQQNSNTELLAASSPSTKKGSFFKKNVEDGMDRVLEQVNFQEKFSSLPEFKPEEIQSPSAIGITSGTGASPHVSVTPGLHQSNLSSSMQDYRKKSVQGPHRPSLNEDDTESDISMSVTPKSTSSVKLTGNQFFGPDFNIEAFRTSTDPGGDVDPSSPRTPKTPSGGVGGATTGASRGENERGHRKVLEQRRKLVMQLFQEQGYFPTTQATSSFQANHADIFPTKASLQLKIREVRQKLKANSTPVSASSLVSPLPVSESSPGVNGPLTAPPTSMGAPHSLPVGNISGS, encoded by the exons ATGCACCCAGCCGTTGCCACCGAACGCCTACCTCTCAATCGCCGCACTCCGGCCCGCAGCCCCCTCTCACACGTGTCGACT CGTCTGGCCGATCCTGCAGGGGAAATGTTGACCGCTACTCATCCTGAGATGCACGAGAAGCGGGATTCCCTTGGAGTTGTGGGCCAGTATGGGGGAGGTGCTGGCGGGGGCGGCGGGCAATCCCCGGAGGATAAATGCGTCGTTGAGCAGCCACCCCCGCCTCCGCCGCCCCCGCAAAAGGATCCCTCCGACCCGACGATAAGCGCTAAAAAGTTACCGAAAAAACGTAAATTCGATTTGTCCGCTCTTGACGATATGAATAAAACCAACAACGCTACCAGCAACGTTACCAGCAACGTTGGTGGCGATCTTGTTGTTACCGGATTGCGGGGTATCAATACAACCTCTATAAATCAACCccaaaatattcaacatcCGACTCTTCTTCCGTCTCCTCCGCACCAGCAACCACCGCCGCTGCCGCAGcatcagcaacagcaacaTCAACCCGAATATTATCAG gtACAACAGCCACATGCAGTTGTAGCTCCGCCTCAAAGCACAGCGGTGGATTATTCTTGTCGTGAAGAACCACCACGGTCTCGTCCTCGGTTACAGGTAGCACCGGCAGCAGCAGCGATAGACCTGAGCGAGTGGCGGGAGCACAAAGTGCTAGCTTTGAGGGACTCACATTATTACCCGGGGGTTATAAGCAACGCGACTCATGGTGATATATACGTTAAGTTTGACGGTGAGGGTAACCTAGTTAAGTACGAGGATGTGCTGGGGATAGGAAAATACGATGTCATCAAGGATTCGAGTCCGTCGGTTAGCCAAGTGACTGTTGATGCGAACGTTTGCTTTAGATATCCTACCACATCTAACAACCACGCCGAAACACTGACCAGTGTTTTTGTGAAGGGTACTGTTTGTGAGATAATATCAAATCCAATTAGTTTTGTCGTCAAGATACCTGGCGAAGATGATCAGAGCTGTGAATTTGTTGTTAAACGTGCCGACTTAAGGCTCGTCCAACCTCCGTGGTGGGATGAACTCGAAGGCCTAGAGATCGTTGATCCGCCAAGGGCCCAAGTAGTCG ATCGTGGCTATCGAAATTCGTTGGAGGCACCTGCGTCGGTACCGGTCTTACAGCTTCATCATGCTTCGCCGCATGCTTCACTTATTGCTCACAATGACGGAAATGCATACTACAGAAGTAGGGCGACGAGTCCCTTATTGGAGTTGCCAGGTTCCGTCCAATCAGGAAACAACACTTTGAACATAAGCAACGGAAGTAGAATATACGAGGATTTGGAAAGTGACGACGATTTGGGCAGAGAGGATATAAGGTTTCCTTCTGATGCAG ATGCAAAATTGTCAGGAAGCAGTAAAAGGAGCAGTATGCAAAGCCGTGGAAGTACAAGCAGCCTTGTCGAGCAACGCAGTATAACTCCTCGTTCCCAGGCGGCCACACCCAG ATCTCAGGCGGCAACGCCACACAAATACAAAAAGGGTGACGTAGTAGCGACGTCTAGTGGAAtccggaaaaaattcaatggtAAACAATGGCGCAGACTTTGCAGCAAAGAAGGATGCTCAAAAGAGAGTCAGCGGAGAGGATACTGCTCTCGCCACCTTAGTCTGAAGGGTTCAGGATTCAGGGGCACTAGCACGTTTCCCGG GGGTAAAATGGACGGGGAAGAAACCTCACGGGATTCCGACACGTCTCCAAACTACGCAGATAGAAGAATAGCCGGACGTTTCGACCAAGAGGAAACTGAGGCCGCAAACATGCTTG tATCACTGGGGAGTTCGCGTTCAGCAACCCCGGCCTTTTCACCTACGGGACAGTCCTCTGTATCGCCGTGTATAAATCAGAGTCCCGTTCCGTTGTTGGGTCTGAATCAGAACGTCTTCATGCCAATATCGAGTCCAGCGCATCACCCTCCTCCCATAATATCACCTGGTGCGAAATGGAAGCATTCCCCTACCCAACCGAATTTCGCGGGTCAGTATCAGCAGGCCGTAATTAGACCAGAGCTAGTCAGGCCGAACGGGAGACCAGGTCAAACACCACCAGCAAGCATCGGCGCCAGTGTGATCCGGATTTCACCCGTTAGTAGATTATTGGCAAGCCAGAGTTTAAGCATCCCTACATGGCCCGATCAAAGTCCGCCTCAAAGGCATCCGTCAGTTGTTACGTCGTTGGctcagcaacagcaacaacagcagcagcagcaacagcagcaacagcaacaacaacaacaacaacaacaacaacaacaacaacaacaacaacaacaacaacaacaacaacaacagcaccaacaacaacaccaacaCCAACatcagcagcaacaacaacagcagcatcagcagcaACAAAGCATAATATTGCAGCATGCCCTGACTTCTAACAACGGTTTTTCGAACCATTCGGAAGTGACGCAATCTAACAATCAGCTATTGAAGCCACCCCACTCACCCCATGTTCCACTCTCGGTAACACCAGGGCAGAATCTAACCATGATTCATAAACCTCAAGACCAACCCGTCGACTACGCTCAACCTTTGACCCAGACTCAGACAATGTATTTAATGCCTCATCAACATGAGAAAAAGTATGTGATAAAAAGCACTACTATGGAAGCAACGCCATTGTCTAGTGGACATTTGGTTAGTAATCAAGACGACAAGTATAGACAAACGATGATTAATCATTTGGGACAATTACCACCCTTACATCAAACACAGTGTCAACCCCCCCAGTCACCGGCAGCTCAGTCCGTCcacgttgaaaaaatgtctgCTCTCCAACAG gtCAGCAAAGTAACCCTTCCGCTTCATCTTTCATCTCACGTGGACTCCCAGAGGACTTTGTCGACACCGGCAACCATTGTGATGTCTGCTACGACAACCATTAATGACTCGGCACCACCAACCAGCGTTTTCCAACCCGTCATCGTTCAACCAAGTCACTTGACTCCAATGGCAAAAATCCAACCGCCTCGAGAAGATAATCATCAAAAGAACAATGGAGTTCTAT ATGGAAGCCGCGATGTTTCTCCCGCATATCAGCCCCAACTCCCGCAACTTGTCACCAATGCTGTGTCCAAACGGAAAAAAG CTTTTTCCTGGCAGACGATAGTGTTGGACCAGCCAGAGGTCAGTCCGCCGCCATCAGCCCTCAGCCCTCCGTTGAGTGCACCCCCGATTCCTATGGGTACAGGCAACAATCCTAGCGACGATGGTAGCGGGCATGGTCCTGGGGCTGGCCCTGAACCCATCACTCCGGCGGAGGAGGATGATGACGACGTTTTTGAGACGGAACCGACAACCCCGGCTGAAGTAGAGAGCAGCATCAACAAACGTCGAAGTCAATCACTCGGTGCGCTGCACACCAAAGATCCACAAAGTCCACTTAAA CAAACTGTGAAAAAACCACCGATGTTACAGGCCAAGGACCGAATACGACGACCAATGAATGCTTttatgatattttcaaaacgtcACCGAGCGTTGGTACACCTAAGGCATCCCAATCAAGATAATAGAACAGTATCGAAAATTCTTGGCGAATGGTGGTACGCCCTGAAACCTGAAGAGAAACAGAAGTACCACGAACTTGCTTCGGAAGTAAAGGAGGCTCATTTCAAAGCTCATCCAGACTGGAAGTGGTGCAGCAAAGATAGGCGGAAGTCATCGACTACCGGATTCAAGGGCGCTGAACCACGAGGGAAACTTAATAGCACCGGAGAGGAAACTGATATGGGACCACCCTCTGATGACGTGCCTTTAACCCCGCGAACAGTCGACGAACCATCGGCACTCGCACCCAGCATATTCGAATCTCCGAATATCGAG ATCGGTGGTCAAGCGCGTGATTCTCGTCGTGTTTCCGAAATTCCGCTGCAGGTTGAAAACTCTGAGTCTGATATGAAGCAGGAGGAGGATGGTAACGTATCGGATGACGATCAAATGGTGATATGTGAAGATCCGCAACCGGAAATAGACTTGAAGTGCAAGGATAAATTGACAGACAGTGACAATGAGGGGCAGGATGAAAATgtggagaataaaaattacgcaCAGGCGAGATGTTCGCCTGCTAGTGGTCAAAATCACGACGCACAGGATACCAAGATGGACATAACATGTAGGCCTAAGCCTATCAAAG CCCGACCACCATCCGCCGGCATGGAGACTACGACAAAATACCATCATGCATCCATGGACAAAGGTGGCACTGTTTCGGTCCTTTCAACAACGTACCCTTACCACAGCCCTGTTAATCCGAGCGGAGTAACGGGTTTCCAGCCTAAGGGAGGCGCGTTTATAACTATGCCTGTATCCCCGAAAGTTGTTAAACCAGAGCCGGTTAAAAACATTGAGCAACAGTACAGTACGCAGTATAGTGTCAGTAATCTCGTTGCTAATATTCAGAACGAAAACGGGCGAACTCTACCGAAATTTCCTCCTTCACCCATCGTTTCACATTCG TTACAGGTCAGACCCATGATGACGCTTCTTAAAGAACAACAGGGGATACAGTCAACAAACTCTATGCATCATATGCTAACTTCCAGTGCTGGTTACCAACCCCAACTCACCCTCACAGTAGTCAACAATGAGGTCATGTCAGGTTCAAAGCCCCAGCAAGGATCTCAGTATCTTGTCCAGGCATCGCCTCACGCTAGAATGTATGGAAACTTCCAGATCCCTGTTTCAG ATGCCAGTGGCCGTAGTATATCTGTTCAGAACTTAGTAACCAGTGGTAAAGTCGAAGCTCATAGCGTTATTGTGAGCAAAGCTTATCCAGTGTCAACTCCAAGTCCTGGTACACCGAGTTATAAAGGAATCGGTCACTCGGTTACACGACTTGCTGAAATTGAGCAAAATGATAATCAATCTACTGTAAACCATGCTCAATTCTATG CAGTAAATGCTCTGAAATTAGATCAAGAAAGGAAAGACACGGTTAATATTCACCTTCCGGTACCTGGTGACAGTCACAAGCAACCTTCAACGCCGCATACTCCGCACACGCCGCATAACAACGATCATTCTTCGAACACATCTTTCGCAATGGAAGAGCCAAGAGGAATCGGCGCTTTGAACAACGTCGACGTAGGGACAAATAAAGCTCCATTTATGCTTGCTCCAACACCGGCGCAACTTGGTCGGGCTCCGCTACAGAGGAGACAATCAATGG CAATGCCTCCCACATCAAATGCGGGAGATCATGGGCCTCCGACGTCTCAGAATTCCGATAATCGGCAGCCTTCAAATTCTGTCCAGAACTTCGATCAGCTGCAACAAAATTCCAATACCGAGCTTCTGGCTGCGTCGTCACCATCGACGAAGAAAGGTTCTTTCTTCAAGAAGAACGTCGAGGACGGCATGGACAG GGTTCTGGAGCAAGTTAACTTCcaagagaaattttcatcgttgcCAGAATTCAAGCCAGAGGAAATCCAGAGTCCGAGCGCGATCGGCATTACCAGTGGAACAGGTGCATCACCTCATGTCTCTGTTACACCGGGACTACATCAGTCTAACCTATCTTCATCCATGCAGGATTATCGTAAGAAATCTGTGCAGGGACCTCATAGACCCAGTT TGAATGAGGATGATACAGAGTCAGACATATCAATGTCAGTCACCCCTAAGTCGACGAGCAGTGTAAAATTGACGGggaatcaattttttggtCCCGACTTCAACATAGAAGCATTTAGAACGAGCACTGATCCAGGCGGCGATGTTGATCCGAGTTCACCGCGGACTCCGAAGACTCCCAGCGGTGGGGTTGGCGGTGCGACAACCGGTGCGAGCAGAGGTGAAAACGAACGAGGTCACAGGAAGGTACTGGAGCAGCGACGAAAGCTCGTTATGCAGTTATTTCAAGAACAGGGTTACTTCCCGACGACGCAGGCGACTTCTTCATTTCAGGCAAATCATGCCGATATATTTCCTACCAAAGCGAGTCTTCAACTGAAAATAAGGGAAGTTCGGCAAAAATTGAAGGCTAACTCGACGCCCGTGAGCGCCAGCAGTTTGGTCAGCCCGTTACCGGTGTCGGAGTCCTCACCTGGGGTTAACG GACCTCTTACTGCCCCCCCAACGTCGATGGGTGCTCCTCATTCGCTGCCAGTCGGCAATATCAGCGGTAGCTAG